A single window of Larus michahellis chromosome 17, bLarMic1.1, whole genome shotgun sequence DNA harbors:
- the USP2 gene encoding ubiquitin carboxyl-terminal hydrolase 2 isoform X2: MRDSYTVTLPEEPPALPDLHKDLRPRASMPGSLLVSTFVGLVLNKTKSSKAVQGLTGLRNLGNTCFMNSILQCLSNTKELRDYCLQNQYLRDLNNNSRMRTALMTEFAKLIQLLWTSSPNDSVSPSEFKTQIQRYAPRFVGYNQQDAQEFLRFLLDGLHSEVNRVLVRPRASTDTLDHLPDDEKSRQMWRRYQEREDSRISDLFVGQLKSSLTCSECGYCSTAFDPFWDLSLPIPKKGYGEVTLMDCLRLFTKEDVLDGDEKPTCCRCKTRTRCTKKFSIQKFPKILVLHLKRFSEARIRTSKLTTFVNFQLKDLDLREFASQSCNHAIYNLYAVSNHSGTTMGGHYTAYCKSPISSEWHSFNDSRVTPMSSSHIRSSDAYLLFYELASPSSRM; the protein is encoded by the exons ATGAGGGACTCCTACACGGTGACGCTGCCCGAGGAGCCCCCCGCGCTCCCCGACCTTCACAAGGACCTGCGTCCCCGCGCCTCCATGCCAGGGTCCCTGCTGGTCTCCACCTTCGTCGGGCTCGTCCTCAACAAGACCAAG agctccaAGGCAGTGCAGGGACTGACCGGCTTGCGAAACCTTGGCAATACG TGCTTCATGAACTCCATCCTGCAGTGCCTGAGCAACACCAAGGAGCTGCGGGATTACTGCCTGCAGAACCAGTACCTGCGGGACCTCAACAACAACAGCCGCATGCGCACCGCACTCATGACAG AGTTTGCAAAGTTGATACAGCTGCTCTGGACCTCGTCCCCCAACGATAGTGTGAGCCCCTCCGAGTTCAAGACACAGATCCAGAGATACGCTCCCCGCTTCGTCGGCTACAA CCAGCAGGATGCGCAGGAGTTCCTGCGGTTCCTCCTTGACGGGCTGCACAGCGAGGTGAACCGTGTGCTGGTGCGGCCACGGGCTAGCACGGACACCCTGGACCACCTCCC TGACGATGAGAAGAGCCGCCAGATGTGGAGGAGGTACCAGGAGAGGGAGGACAGCCGCATTAGTG ACCTCTTCGTTGGGCAGCTGAAGAGTTCGCTGACCTGCAGCGAGTGTGGCTACTGCTCCACAGCCTTCGACCCCTTCTGGGACCTGTCTCTGCCCATCCCCAAG AAAGGCTACGGGGAGGTGACCCTCATGGACTGCCTACGGCTCTTCACCAAAGAAGATGTGCTGGATGGGGATGAGAAACCG ACATGTTGTCGCTGCAAAACCAGGACGAGGTGCACAAAGAAATTCAGCATCCAGAAGTTCCCCAAGATCCTGGTGCTTC ACCTGAAGCGCTTCTCAGAGGCCAGGATACGAACGAGCAAGCTCACCACCTTCGTCAACTTCCAGCTGAAGGACCTGGACCTCCGGGAGTTTGCCTCGCAGAGCTGCA ACCACGCTATTTACAACCTCTATGCCGTCTCCAACCACTCGGGCACCACCATGGGGGGACACTACACTGCCTACTGCAAGAGCCCCATCTCCAGCGAGTGGCACAGTTTCAATGACTCCCG TGTTACCCCGATGTCATCCAGCCACATCCGCAGCAGCGATGCCTACCTGCTCTTCTACGAGCTGGCCAGCCCGTCCTCCCGCATGTag
- the LOC141732266 gene encoding membrane frizzled-related protein-like isoform X2: MSAVLLFLIALLLGIVIHQLTSPQSPGAPASALPARGTTSTTAAPTRRDPPAPKTAATPTQSWLPTAGTPAPPAPACGGTLRGSEGSFSSPNYPGPYPPDALCIWHIEVGPGLTIQLKMETFSVEGTASCLFDRVELYEEPGAGSMDPAPYRGGPTRFCGNVAPPTFNSNSNYLRVIFVSDSSVGAPGFSARYRAVAPSEKSCAWDEHLCDQGLCLHLGFICDGFHDCTDKSDEANCSLKHKECGGPLTALEGHFSTPSHPQPYPHQQLCLWQISVPVGHVIDLHFHNFSLESHEDCSFDFVEVHDSAGTGAASLMGRFCGHQLPPILTSSRHVMTILFVADEGVADDGFFATYQARNATEKTCSPAEFSCGNGECRALESVCDGWHDCPDGTDELNCTGVSYPAFGSVCEPVEVEMCLGLGYNDTSFPNIWLAIPDQEGAAEVLQDYQTLMELACYQHLRLLICSLFVPKCTPDGGVLQPCRAVCLAAELRCQQSLGLLGILWPINCNILPDSNDPVECFQP; encoded by the exons ATGAGTGccgtcctcctcttcctcatcgcCCTCCTGCTGGGCATCGTCATCCACC agctgaCGTCCCCACAGTCACCCGGTGCCCCAGCTTCAGCCCTGCCCGCCCGTGGCACCACTTCCACCACTGCAGCACCCACCCGaagggaccccccagcccccaaaacagcTGCCACCCCAACCCAGAGCTGGCTACCCACAGCTGGCACACCAGCACCGCCAGCACCAG CCTGCGGCGGGACCCTGCGGGGCTCCGAGGGCTCCTTCAGCTCTCCCAACTACCCTGGCCCCTACCCGCCTGACGCACTCTGCATCTGGCACATCGAGGTGGGCCCTGGCCTCACCATCCAGCTGAAGATGGAGACGTTCAGCGTGGAGGGCACTGCCTCCTGCCTCTTTGACCGTGTGGAGCTCTACGAGGAGCCCGGGGCTGGCAGCATGGATCCTGCCCCGTATCGGGGGGGCCCAACCAG GTTTTGTGGCAACGTGGCCCCCCCGACCTTCAACAGCAACTCCAACTACCTGCGCGTCATCTTCGTCTCTGACAGCAGCGTGGGCGCCCCAGGCTTCAGCGCCCGCTACCGCGCCGTGGCTCCCAGTGAGA agagctgtgcctgGGATGAGCACTTGTGTGACCAGGGGCTCTGCCTCCACCTGGGCTTCATCTGCGATGGCTTCCACGACTGCACGGACAAGAGTGATGAGGCCAACTGCAGCCTGAAACACAAAG AGTGCGGGGGGCCACTGACCGCCTTGGAGGGGCACTTCTCCACCCCAAGCCATCCTCAGCCATACCCGCACCAGCAG ctgtgcCTCTGGCAGATCTCGGTGCCCGTGGGCCACGTCATCGACCTGCACTTCCACAACTTCAGCCTGGAGTCGCACGAGGACTGCAGCTTCGACTTCGTGGAGGTGCATGACAGCGCAGGCACGGGGGCCGCCAGCCTCATGGGCAG GTTCTGCGGCCACCAGCTGCCACCCATCCTGACCTCCTCACGCCATGTCATGACCATCCTCTTTGTGGCGGATGAGGGAGTAGCTGACGATGGGTTCTTCGCTACCTACCAAGCCCGCAATGCCACAGAGA AGACCTGCAGCCCTGCGGAGTTCTCCTGTGGAAATGGTGAGTGCCGGGCGCTGGAGTCCGTGTGTGATGGCTGGCACGACTGCCCCGACGGCACCGACGAGCTGAACTGCACTGGGGTCTCTTACCCAGCCTTTG GGTCTGTCTGTGAGCCTGTGGAAGTGGAGatgtgcctggggctgggctaCAATGACACCTCCTTCCCCAACATCTGGCTGGCCATCCCCGACCAGGAGGGAGCCGCTGAGGTGCTGCAGGACTACCAG ACACTGATGGAGCTCGCCTGCTACCAGCACCTCCGCCTCCTCATCTGCAGCCTCTTCGTGCCCAAGTGCACCCCGGATGGTGGTGTCCTGCAGCCCTGCCGAGCCGTGTGCTTGGCTGCCGAGCTGCGGTGCCAGCAGTCCCTCGGCCTCCTCGGCATCCTCTGGCCCATCAACTGCAACATCCTGCCTGACTCCAACGACCCCGTAGAGTGCTTCCAGCCCTGA
- the LOC141732266 gene encoding membrane frizzled-related protein-like isoform X1: MSAVLLFLIALLLGIVIHQLTSPQSPGAPASALPARGTTSTTAAPTRRDPPAPKTAATPTQSWLPTAGTPAPPAPACGGTLRGSEGSFSSPNYPGPYPPDALCIWHIEVGPGLTIQLKMETFSVEGTASCLFDRVELYEEPGAGSMDPAPYRGGPTRFCGNVAPPTFNSNSNYLRVIFVSDSSVGAPGFSARYRAVAPSEKSCAWDEHLCDQGLCLHLGFICDGFHDCTDKSDEANCSLKHKECGGPLTALEGHFSTPSHPQPYPHQQLCLWQISVPVGHVIDLHFHNFSLESHEDCSFDFVEVHDSAGTGAASLMGRFCGHQLPPILTSSRHVMTILFVADEGVADDGFFATYQARNATEKTCSPAEFSCGNGECRALESVCDGWHDCPDGTDELNCTGVSYPAFGSVCEPVEVEMCLGLGYNDTSFPNIWLAIPDQEGAAEVLQDYQVSWLGAARTTPHRAMLTATLPQTLMELACYQHLRLLICSLFVPKCTPDGGVLQPCRAVCLAAELRCQQSLGLLGILWPINCNILPDSNDPVECFQP; this comes from the exons ATGAGTGccgtcctcctcttcctcatcgcCCTCCTGCTGGGCATCGTCATCCACC agctgaCGTCCCCACAGTCACCCGGTGCCCCAGCTTCAGCCCTGCCCGCCCGTGGCACCACTTCCACCACTGCAGCACCCACCCGaagggaccccccagcccccaaaacagcTGCCACCCCAACCCAGAGCTGGCTACCCACAGCTGGCACACCAGCACCGCCAGCACCAG CCTGCGGCGGGACCCTGCGGGGCTCCGAGGGCTCCTTCAGCTCTCCCAACTACCCTGGCCCCTACCCGCCTGACGCACTCTGCATCTGGCACATCGAGGTGGGCCCTGGCCTCACCATCCAGCTGAAGATGGAGACGTTCAGCGTGGAGGGCACTGCCTCCTGCCTCTTTGACCGTGTGGAGCTCTACGAGGAGCCCGGGGCTGGCAGCATGGATCCTGCCCCGTATCGGGGGGGCCCAACCAG GTTTTGTGGCAACGTGGCCCCCCCGACCTTCAACAGCAACTCCAACTACCTGCGCGTCATCTTCGTCTCTGACAGCAGCGTGGGCGCCCCAGGCTTCAGCGCCCGCTACCGCGCCGTGGCTCCCAGTGAGA agagctgtgcctgGGATGAGCACTTGTGTGACCAGGGGCTCTGCCTCCACCTGGGCTTCATCTGCGATGGCTTCCACGACTGCACGGACAAGAGTGATGAGGCCAACTGCAGCCTGAAACACAAAG AGTGCGGGGGGCCACTGACCGCCTTGGAGGGGCACTTCTCCACCCCAAGCCATCCTCAGCCATACCCGCACCAGCAG ctgtgcCTCTGGCAGATCTCGGTGCCCGTGGGCCACGTCATCGACCTGCACTTCCACAACTTCAGCCTGGAGTCGCACGAGGACTGCAGCTTCGACTTCGTGGAGGTGCATGACAGCGCAGGCACGGGGGCCGCCAGCCTCATGGGCAG GTTCTGCGGCCACCAGCTGCCACCCATCCTGACCTCCTCACGCCATGTCATGACCATCCTCTTTGTGGCGGATGAGGGAGTAGCTGACGATGGGTTCTTCGCTACCTACCAAGCCCGCAATGCCACAGAGA AGACCTGCAGCCCTGCGGAGTTCTCCTGTGGAAATGGTGAGTGCCGGGCGCTGGAGTCCGTGTGTGATGGCTGGCACGACTGCCCCGACGGCACCGACGAGCTGAACTGCACTGGGGTCTCTTACCCAGCCTTTG GGTCTGTCTGTGAGCCTGTGGAAGTGGAGatgtgcctggggctgggctaCAATGACACCTCCTTCCCCAACATCTGGCTGGCCATCCCCGACCAGGAGGGAGCCGCTGAGGTGCTGCAGGACTACCAGGTGagctggctgggggctgcccgcACCACACCACACCGTGCCATGCTCACTGCCACTCTCCCACAGACACTGATGGAGCTCGCCTGCTACCAGCACCTCCGCCTCCTCATCTGCAGCCTCTTCGTGCCCAAGTGCACCCCGGATGGTGGTGTCCTGCAGCCCTGCCGAGCCGTGTGCTTGGCTGCCGAGCTGCGGTGCCAGCAGTCCCTCGGCCTCCTCGGCATCCTCTGGCCCATCAACTGCAACATCCTGCCTGACTCCAACGACCCCGTAGAGTGCTTCCAGCCCTGA
- the LOC141732266 gene encoding membrane frizzled-related protein-like isoform X3 gives MSAVLLFLIALLLGIVIHQLTSPQSPGAPASALPARGTTSTTAAPTRRDPPAPKTAATPTQSWLPTAGTPAPPAPACGGTLRGSEGSFSSPNYPGPYPPDALCIWHIEVGPGLTIQLKMETFSVEGTASCLFDRVELYEEPGAGSMDPAPYRGGPTRFCGNVAPPTFNSNSNYLRVIFVSDSSVGAPGFSARYRAVAPSEKSCAWDEHLCDQGLCLHLGFICDGFHDCTDKSDEANCSLKHKECGGPLTALEGHFSTPSHPQPYPHQQLCLWQISVPVGHVIDLHFHNFSLESHEDCSFDFVEVHDSAGTGAASLMGRDLQPCGVLLWKW, from the exons ATGAGTGccgtcctcctcttcctcatcgcCCTCCTGCTGGGCATCGTCATCCACC agctgaCGTCCCCACAGTCACCCGGTGCCCCAGCTTCAGCCCTGCCCGCCCGTGGCACCACTTCCACCACTGCAGCACCCACCCGaagggaccccccagcccccaaaacagcTGCCACCCCAACCCAGAGCTGGCTACCCACAGCTGGCACACCAGCACCGCCAGCACCAG CCTGCGGCGGGACCCTGCGGGGCTCCGAGGGCTCCTTCAGCTCTCCCAACTACCCTGGCCCCTACCCGCCTGACGCACTCTGCATCTGGCACATCGAGGTGGGCCCTGGCCTCACCATCCAGCTGAAGATGGAGACGTTCAGCGTGGAGGGCACTGCCTCCTGCCTCTTTGACCGTGTGGAGCTCTACGAGGAGCCCGGGGCTGGCAGCATGGATCCTGCCCCGTATCGGGGGGGCCCAACCAG GTTTTGTGGCAACGTGGCCCCCCCGACCTTCAACAGCAACTCCAACTACCTGCGCGTCATCTTCGTCTCTGACAGCAGCGTGGGCGCCCCAGGCTTCAGCGCCCGCTACCGCGCCGTGGCTCCCAGTGAGA agagctgtgcctgGGATGAGCACTTGTGTGACCAGGGGCTCTGCCTCCACCTGGGCTTCATCTGCGATGGCTTCCACGACTGCACGGACAAGAGTGATGAGGCCAACTGCAGCCTGAAACACAAAG AGTGCGGGGGGCCACTGACCGCCTTGGAGGGGCACTTCTCCACCCCAAGCCATCCTCAGCCATACCCGCACCAGCAG ctgtgcCTCTGGCAGATCTCGGTGCCCGTGGGCCACGTCATCGACCTGCACTTCCACAACTTCAGCCTGGAGTCGCACGAGGACTGCAGCTTCGACTTCGTGGAGGTGCATGACAGCGCAGGCACGGGGGCCGCCAGCCTCATGGGCAG AGACCTGCAGCCCTGCGGAGTTCTCCTGTGGAAATGGTGA
- the LOC141732266 gene encoding complement C1q tumor necrosis factor-related protein 5-like isoform X5 — MKQLFLLLLFGLITSSLQIEDNKIPGLCSGQPGIPGTPGLHGGQGLPGRDGRDGRDGAMGMPGEKGEMGPPGAPGPRGEVGSPGVDGMHGEKGAQGECAVAPRSAFSAKRSESRSPPLADQPIRFDVVLINEQGHYDPATGKFTCEVPGLYYFAVHATVYRASLQFDIMKNGQSIASFFQYYGNWPKPTSLSGGALVRLEPEDEVWVQVGVGDYIGFYASVKTDSTFTGFLVYSYWQNSAVFA; from the exons ATgaagcagctcttcctcctcctcctcttcgggCTCATCACCAGCTCCTTGCAGATCGAAGACAACAAGATCCCTGGGCTGTGCTCAGGGCAGCCGGGTATTCCGGGGACCCCAGGCCTGCATGGGGGCCAGGGTCTGCCAGGCAGAGATGGACGAGATGGCCGTGACGGGGCGATGGGGATGCCAGGGGAGAAGGGCGAGATGGGCCCTCCTG GAGCGCCTGGTCCCCGCGGGGAGGTGGGCAGCCCCGGTGTGGATGGCATGCATGGTGAGAAGGGGGCGCAGGGCGAGTGTGCGGTAGCTCCCCGCTCAGCCTTCAGCGCCAAGCGGTCTGAGTCACGCAGCCCGCCGCTGGCCGACCAGCCCATCCGCTTCGACGTGGTGCTCATCAATGAGCAGGGCCACTACGACCCTGCCACAGGCAAGTTCACCTGCGAGGTGCCTGGCCTCTACTACTTTGCCGTCCACGCCACCGTCTACCGTGCCAGCCTCCAGTTCGACATCATGAAGAACGGGCAGTCCATTGCCTCCTTCTTCCAGTACTACGGGAACTGGCCCAAGCCCACCTCGCTCTCAGGGGGGGCCCTGGTCCGCCTGGAGCCCGAGGACGAGGTGTGGGTGCAGGTGGGCGTGGGGGACTACATCGGCTTCTACGCCAGCGTCAAGACGGACAGCACCTTCACCGGCTTCCTCGTCTATTCCTACTGGCAAAACTCTGCCGTCTTCGCCTGA
- the LOC141732266 gene encoding complement C1q tumor necrosis factor-related protein 5-like isoform X4: MKQLFLLLLFGLITSSLQIEDNKIPGLCSGQPGIPGTPGLHGGQGLPGRDGRDGRDGAMGMPGEKGEMGPPGKKGDIPTGEGDLLCPVGNALMPEGAPGPRGEVGSPGVDGMHGEKGAQGECAVAPRSAFSAKRSESRSPPLADQPIRFDVVLINEQGHYDPATGKFTCEVPGLYYFAVHATVYRASLQFDIMKNGQSIASFFQYYGNWPKPTSLSGGALVRLEPEDEVWVQVGVGDYIGFYASVKTDSTFTGFLVYSYWQNSAVFA; the protein is encoded by the exons ATgaagcagctcttcctcctcctcctcttcgggCTCATCACCAGCTCCTTGCAGATCGAAGACAACAAGATCCCTGGGCTGTGCTCAGGGCAGCCGGGTATTCCGGGGACCCCAGGCCTGCATGGGGGCCAGGGTCTGCCAGGCAGAGATGGACGAGATGGCCGTGACGGGGCGATGGGGATGCCAGGGGAGAAGGGCGAGATGGGCCCTCCTGGTAAGAAAGGAGACATCCCAACTGGGGAGGGGGACCTGCTCTGCCCTGTGGGGAATGCCCTCATGCCAGAGG GAGCGCCTGGTCCCCGCGGGGAGGTGGGCAGCCCCGGTGTGGATGGCATGCATGGTGAGAAGGGGGCGCAGGGCGAGTGTGCGGTAGCTCCCCGCTCAGCCTTCAGCGCCAAGCGGTCTGAGTCACGCAGCCCGCCGCTGGCCGACCAGCCCATCCGCTTCGACGTGGTGCTCATCAATGAGCAGGGCCACTACGACCCTGCCACAGGCAAGTTCACCTGCGAGGTGCCTGGCCTCTACTACTTTGCCGTCCACGCCACCGTCTACCGTGCCAGCCTCCAGTTCGACATCATGAAGAACGGGCAGTCCATTGCCTCCTTCTTCCAGTACTACGGGAACTGGCCCAAGCCCACCTCGCTCTCAGGGGGGGCCCTGGTCCGCCTGGAGCCCGAGGACGAGGTGTGGGTGCAGGTGGGCGTGGGGGACTACATCGGCTTCTACGCCAGCGTCAAGACGGACAGCACCTTCACCGGCTTCCTCGTCTATTCCTACTGGCAAAACTCTGCCGTCTTCGCCTGA